The window agcgtatgttgaggttttaaatattagggtttagatattagggtttatagggtttagatattagggtttagaaatttagggtttagggtttagatttagggtttagatttagggtttagattgagtttttaatacgaacggtttaaagtttagggtttaggtttggtgttttgggtttatggaataaacccaaaacaccaaacactaaaccctaaattctaaaccctaaactctaaatcgggctaaatttttacttcacaaaacatgaagaaaaaaaacgttaacattcttcacgaacaatattatcttgaatgttatttttatcgatcgtttttccgcctaaataataacattcatcacgaagtgtcttttctaaatgttcatattttcgtgtgatcttgatgtctgaaaaaaaattccaaaaaaacgaattttttttttgcttccccccgcttcccccgattggttacttctccattgatcctgcatatatatatatatatatatatatatatatatatatatatatatatatatatatatatatatatatatatatatatatattgttttgattAAGAGGAAAGTAGAATTTAGAAAGGAAAGAGATaaatacttttatttttttatttaaaaatttcacGAACATTTAGATGTGAAAATAtaaaaaagttttttaaaaaaatacaCTTTGTAATAAGTGTTATTATTTTGATAAGAAAACACTCGAAAAATAACATTTATCACGATGAATGTTAATCTGGATGACGTGGatcatcacgatgaatgttatttTCAAGTATTTTCTTGTCAAAACTGTAACATTCATTATTAAGTGTATTTTTTTAAATGTAACATTCATCACTAAATgtatttttaaatattcatatttttaaaTGATTTTAACATTCATAACTAACTTAAAAAAACAATAATAAATAAAGTTACATCTTTTCCCTCATAAAATTCACTTATAATAATCCCGTATATATTATGTACTCCATTTCTCCGTATGgaattaaattaaactaatattGTATTATATAGGCATCTACATCATGCATGTGAGGTCAGATATTAACATTCATGATCCGAAAGTTACATATGCATGAGGTATGTCTAATGCTCAACATGGTCCCACATATCCTTTCTATAAATACCCCACATCCCAACTCAACATATAACCTCCAAATCATACTCATCATTGTTCTCTCATTCATTCTCTTATAAACAAAAAATTATGCATTACCAAACCGAATCTTGGGGAACTTActtgccaccaccaccaccacctacaacCACCGTTAACGACCCGTTACATGGTATGGAACGGCTAGCTTCCGAGAACGCTGTCGTTATATTCAGTCTCAAAGGTTGTTGCATGTGTCATGCCATTAAAAGGCTCTTTTGTGGCATGGGGGTTAACCCAATTGTCTATGAGCTTGATCAACAACCTTTAGGGAAAGAAATGGAGAAAGCATTGGTGAGGCTGCTCGGTACTAATTCTCCGGTGCCGGTGGTCTTCATCGGCGGGAAACTTATCGGAGGAATGGATAGAGTTATGGCTTCTCATATTAATGGTACACTTGTTCCTCTTTTAAAAGAGGCAGGTGCACTTTGGCTTTAAGTGTTTTACTAAAATGTTACATTTACTAAATTTGTACAAAAAAATGTATACAAAATGATATGAACTAAAAGATGCATCAATTTGTACATATCATTTTGTAGACAATATTTTGTGAGATTATTAGTAAGTGTGACATTACTTTTTAAAAGTTATaaattcttttctttctttgttttGGTAAGAAAGAAAAGATGGGGTTTACTTTAGTGTTTTTTTAGTATAAGTTTTTAGTTTCATTTTATGGTTTTTAGAAAGAAGTTATGATAAAAATGATGTAAAATTAGGAAATTTAGTGGAAgagatagaggaagaggaggatttTGTGGGGTAGGTTAATTAGCTTGGTGTTTTTTTAGTAATCCGAGAAATGTAATTCTCTCCCTTCTCTCACTAATGACAATTAGTAATCTAACTCTTGCTAATTATTCTACATGTTTAATGTAGATTAATTGTTCAACAAGTTTATTTATACTTTTTTGTTTTTGTTACTATGTATGCGAATTTTCTTAATTTctgtcgtgtatatatatatatatatatatatatatatatatatatatatatatatatatatatatatatatatatatatatatatatatatatatactccgtatattataTAACCTATAAATTAAGAGTTGTTATAAAAGAAGATACTAGTAATTAACGAGTTCTAACATATTTATAAGACAATAACAAATCAACCTCAAGTTGCTAGTGAAAATTAATATAAACGTTCAATGTATATAAAAATTTATGCAGTAaatatgttaaaaatttaaaaacatGTACGTAAAGGTCGGTTGATTAAGTTATTCTGCATAAGTGGCTAtcaagttgcccaatgaagcatatCACCCGGTAGAGGTGTGCAccatttggtttcaaaccgaataaaccgaatatcgaatcgaatccaaaaaaaaaaaaaaatcaaaccgtATTTTTttaacggttttcggatcgatcaAAACTGAATTCgtaattcggtttttggttttgaaaattttaaatttgattaaccgaaaaccgaattaaaaaccgaattcaaattaataacatattaaaacatatttataattataatatttatatatttatattatatctgatgtattattacatttttattaaataataaatatgttATATACCCAGTATACTTAAATTAATTCCACAACCGATATTCCTAATGTATATGTAAGTTTATGTTggttataaattttatttttagtgATTTCAGTTTTAACCGAAATCAAATTCTGTTTTTGGTTCGGTTTTGGTTAtgtttttgatatttaaatttggtttTGGTATGGTTTTCAGTTTTGATTTtataattttcaaaaccgaaaaaaccgTACCAAATAAATCgaaaaaccaaaaaccgaaccgatgaacacccctaccacccgggttcaattcctggctatgccaaattgttcaaaaatggagtgtgactagagggtgcgcataatgcgcaattcatccGGTACCAGATCTCGCGCTCGGGGGCTTAATTATCCGAGGTTTTACTTTCTATGAGAGAGCTAATGTGCacattcataggagggtttcctcgatTATAAAAAAAGAAGTTATCCTTAGAGCGCAATTATTTTACCTCAAACTTACTAATTAACCAAATCGGATTATTCTTTAACAATCGTTATCAACACTAATTAAGTTGAGCATCTAGGATGTATTGCTAATGATGTTTTTAACGAAAACTTCTCGTCAAGATATCCATCCAGTATTACAAGATTATCTTGTGATTGTTACGTATCTTTAACTATTCGTTGAAGCTTCATAATTCTTCACTTACTGTTAGGATCGTCTCAACAATTTTAAGGCTCTAGACGAATATCAAAATATGCCCATATATATGTTAAATTTGTTTACTATGCATTAAAAAATAATACtttaatttatctatttatttacttacattattatatttaattattaaaacaaggtattttaactttaattgattttttttatttaatttaattaaatatattgaaaaaatatttacatattcaaaattttgaGTCCTAAATTTTTAAACTCTAAACAATTATTTATATTGCCTATGCTCGAGAACACCTATGCTTACTGTACATTTCTTGCATATTTAGGAATACTCGAAACATAGACAAAAATCGTCCAAAAAGAACGAGCTTATCATTaaaataagtttatttttatttatttatttatttatttatttttatgaccCAACTTTTTTTGAATACATATAAACGTGGTGTAGATTGTTTGCACACAAAAACTTGCGAGTAGTTTAGTTTTTCTTGGGTTTCATTATACCTATATAAAGCCCATAGTTTCACGCTTTCACTATTTCATTTGTCCTCAATTgtcttttcttatttttctattttaCTTTCCAACTTCATTTCTCAACTAACAACCAATCAGAAACCATGCCACCTATGAACTGACCAAAATACTCCATAACACTACACAACAAAAGACCACACTACCCCCCACACTACCCACCCTCTCCATTGTAAGCACAACTACCACAACACAAAGTACAACTCCCTCAAGCATGCACTTTACAAACAAATGTAACTGTAACCAACATTAACCTCTTACCACCATCACTACTAACATCCTACCACCACCGCCATCCACCAACTTCCACCACCCCATCGGATCGACGGTTAACACGACCACCACCACCGTAATAAAACGGAAACCAAGCAAcaataaatacaaaaaaaaaaaaaatacccaaAATCTTCACGTGAAGTCGACAACATTCTCCGGTAACCACCGCCGGTAACCAACATCATCGCTCagatctgaaaaaaaaaaaaaaaagataatataAACATATGAAAAAAATTAAGAAAAGAACCTACATACCACTttcaatcgaaaaaaaaaaataccacCAGGACTGCCATCACCATCATGTACCACCGTCGACTACACCCATCAAGTTTTatgtcaaaaaaataaaaaataaaaaatagggCCACACCCATCAACTTTTATGTCTGATGCTGTGGTGGAGGATTTGAGAGCTGGTGAGGAGGTCAAATGGGTTTTAAATGGTGAGGCCACTTTGAAACTAACAACCAATCAATCTTGATCGACGACGGCTGAAAACGGCAGCTAGCGGGGCGACGGCTAGATTTGGTGGGAAGAAAGTCAGAAGGTTTTTTTTAGAGAGGGTTTTATTTTGAAGAAAATTACTGTCAAAAGTAGAGGTCAAATGGGTGTTAAATGGTGAGGCCAATTTGAAACTAACAACCTATATCCTATTTACAGAAAGTCAAAAACAAAAAACCTAACCTTTTTTTTTAACCCGGGTATCTAAACGGTCAACTTGACTAATCTTATGGCGGCTACTAGCTACGCGAGCagcccggagtcattgcaggcgaacctccgtggCCATGAGTGGATAACTATGAGTGCCTggaatcgaacccttgacctccactATAGAAAGCGAGGGTCTTAACCATTCAACCACCACATTCAAAAACCTAACCTTTTTTTGGTTGATGTCACACCCAACTTATACCCATTATAAAGCTATCTATTTCCTATTTCCTATTAgattaaattaaaaattaaaattaaaattaaattaaattaaattaaattgaatatgAATTTGATATGAACTTGATAAGAAAAGATTACAACATGCAGAGTAGAATAAAAATTGAACTTGACTCATAGAGAACATCAAAAAAGAAAAAAACAGTAGTTTTTTTAATATACAAAAATATGCGTTACACAAATATAGTAGGGAGTATTAGCACATTAGATTCAGTAGTAGGCAAAGAAAAATTATCACAGTCCATATTTATGAAAGTTTACATATTGTTAAAACCAGTTTACATTTTTCCAAATACCTCTATAACCATTAATTGTgtgttgtaaaaattaaaatgtttaAGATTTTATACATATATTAAACTATTAGAAATAACAAAGTATATATATAACCAATCCGCAGCGAAGCGCGGGTTCGCACACTAGTTGCTTCCTATTTGAAGGAGAACATTTCTACTTTCTAGTACGTACAAACTGACACGTTGAGACGTGAATAAATGTAGTCTCACCTTCCAAATATG of the Rutidosis leptorrhynchoides isolate AG116_Rl617_1_P2 chromosome 5, CSIRO_AGI_Rlap_v1, whole genome shotgun sequence genome contains:
- the LOC139848130 gene encoding putative glutaredoxin-C14, which gives rise to MHYQTESWGTYLPPPPPPTTTVNDPLHGMERLASENAVVIFSLKGCCMCHAIKRLFCGMGVNPIVYELDQQPLGKEMEKALVRLLGTNSPVPVVFIGGKLIGGMDRVMASHINGTLVPLLKEAGALWL